A genome region from Variovorax paradoxus includes the following:
- a CDS encoding LysR substrate-binding domain-containing protein has translation MRRKIPPLQTLVCFDAAARHESYTRAAQELALTQSAVSRQIGTLEAFLGVALFRRTRHGVALTASGAAYARQTALRLQAMERDALDAMAHQGEGGSLSLAAVPTFATRWLMPRLKDFAALQPDVVVHIETRTRPFLFADAEFDAALYAGTPAQVENWAGTHALLLMHEDVVPVCSPTLLPRGKAVTPAAIAKMPLLQQSTRPDGWRQWFDAQQIDAPDARGGPRYELFSILAAAASHGLGVALMPTMLVADELARGELVVACARPLSGERNYYLVTPERSDQRPLLKFFSDWLLAQAQQG, from the coding sequence ATGCGCCGCAAGATCCCGCCGCTGCAGACCCTCGTGTGCTTCGACGCCGCCGCGCGCCACGAGAGCTACACGCGCGCCGCGCAGGAGCTCGCCCTCACGCAGAGCGCGGTGTCCCGGCAGATCGGCACGCTCGAGGCCTTCCTGGGCGTGGCGCTGTTCCGACGCACGCGCCATGGCGTGGCGCTCACCGCCAGCGGCGCCGCCTACGCGCGGCAGACGGCCTTGCGCCTGCAGGCGATGGAGCGCGACGCGCTCGACGCCATGGCGCACCAGGGCGAAGGCGGCTCGCTCTCGCTGGCCGCGGTGCCCACCTTCGCCACGCGCTGGCTGATGCCGCGGCTCAAGGACTTCGCGGCGCTGCAGCCCGACGTGGTGGTGCACATCGAGACGCGCACGCGGCCCTTCCTGTTCGCCGACGCGGAGTTCGATGCCGCGCTTTACGCCGGCACGCCCGCGCAGGTCGAGAACTGGGCCGGCACGCATGCGCTGCTGCTGATGCACGAGGACGTGGTGCCGGTGTGCAGCCCCACCCTGCTGCCGCGCGGAAAGGCCGTGACGCCCGCGGCCATCGCGAAGATGCCGCTGCTGCAGCAGAGCACGCGGCCCGACGGCTGGCGCCAGTGGTTCGACGCGCAGCAGATCGATGCGCCCGATGCGCGCGGTGGCCCGCGCTACGAGCTGTTCTCCATCCTCGCGGCCGCCGCCTCGCACGGGCTCGGCGTGGCGCTGATGCCCACGATGCTGGTGGCCGACGAGCTGGCGCGCGGCGAGCTCGTGGTGGCCTGTGCGCGGCCGCTGTCGGGCGAGCGCAACTACTACCTGGTGACGCCGGAGCGGTCCGACCAGCGGCCGCTGCTGAAGTTCTTCAGCGACTGGCTGCTCGCGCAGGCGCAGCAAGGCTGA